From the genome of Phoenix dactylifera cultivar Barhee BC4 chromosome 17, palm_55x_up_171113_PBpolish2nd_filt_p, whole genome shotgun sequence:
CTGATTTCATGCAAACTACTCTGCTTATATCCACAACACCAACAAATTTCACCCCTAATATCGAATGGCTCTAGGCACCAAAAAGCACACAGGCAGTACCGCAGTACACCTCTCTGAATTTACTTCCACAGCACCAAGCACAATCTCTATGATGAAATAAAAAGTATCGATTAGATTTGGCTTATTTCTATTAAGCATTGAgaatttatcattaaagaaacaatgttttcagCTGGGTGAGATTTTCTAACAATTCATCAATAACCATTCACGTGTGGAGTAGGGCGTTCTGCTAAGCTTTATAGATGGGTGTTTTAGAAGCTCATGCACATCCATCCATCTCCACTTCAAAATTGTGTGAATGGTGGAGGAGCTGTTTTCGTCCTTTGGGGAAAATATCCAATTTGAGACAAAACCTACAGATCCCTAATTGTTAATGTTGGCCATGAAATTGAATCTCAGTATAGAATTTGAAATAAAAGATCTGGAATGaggaaaagaaaatctagatATCAAATCCCAAGAGGAGACAAAAGGCAGATTGCATTTGTCCTAAGAGTACATCAACAATTCAAGTGTGATTTGAGAGGGCTACACAAAGCCGAAAGTATGATAGGTGAGAGTTTGTGTCCAACATATCCAATGCAAGCACATTTAAGCTTCTTGCTTGCAGGACAGAAATTAGAAAACATGCACAGCTTTGTCTTGAATACATATAAGGTAGATCTAAAGATATTTGGGAAGCATATCCAAAAAATGCTTTGAAGGATGCATTGGTATTTGACAAGATAGTCCAATTAAAATTTCTTTAGTTCGATTGTTGATGTGTATCACTGGCATTGAATATTGACAATAACAATCAACCATGGGTACAGATCTCGCCCTGGTTCAAGGACTCATAAACTAGAAGGCAGTGTTCCAGTAAACTATGATTTTGTTTGATATATAGATAGAGATCATAGCTGCAACAGGAGTTGTGAAGAATTTTCTAATATTAAGGTCTTATCAATTATTAGAAAACATGGCAATATTTGTAATCTATTATAACTAAGGTTTGCAATCTTGATACTGGACCTCGTATCGGTGCCCTATTGGTACACATGGTACAGGGGTCGATTCAGGGTACCGACATTCAGTATTCCCCCTATACCAACTATCAATTCAATAAGCATAAAGTACATTACATCCATTACAAGACAATACACATCAAAACCGAGAACCTTGATTATAACCATAGCAGTGTTCAGATAACGATAAAGTTTGTCTGCCATATACAAAGTAATCATGTTGGTTTTTGGTACAATACAGAGACCACAATCTATAAGTGAATACAGAGTTTAGTTAAAGAAGCTAACATGATAGACCTGCAAACATGTTAACAAAGTATCATTCCATTAGTAAGCTGGAGCCCTAGCTGGACTTGGTATAGCTTAAAGAACCTTTTCAAAGTCACAGTGGAGATTCTTTGTTGGATTTCAGAACCACCAACCAGGATGGAGAATGTAGACCAAATGTGGCTTGAATCTGTCATACTTGAATAGCATAACATCAAAgaacaaatatattttaaaacatGGTAGATGAGGATCTAAGGAACACAATGTATATTATTATTGTCCAAATCTTAATTGTTGTTCAGCTAGACCTGTTGGTTAGGATGTAAAGAATCCATGTTCATCACTTGATATCCACTTCGAAGTGGTATGATCAATAAATATTCTCACTTCTAGAGGGGTATGCActggaaaaaatgaaaaagttaTCAGATAGAAAACCATTGAATACCTCTTTTTCCAAGCCAAACCCCATAAAGCCATTGTTTGTTTCTATCAGTCTCTACTTATCAAGGTTTCAAATACAAGTACCAAACCTGtgcccctttttttttgccAAAATGGTAGTACCTCGTACGGACACAGTTTGAGTTTGTGTCCCAAACTGACACACTGTGTACAGGTACCGGAAACCTGCCGGAACAGTACTGTTCGTACCACCCCGTTCCCATAGTATTTGAATTTTGCTTGTTATCCTTCTTTGGGAGTGGTTTTCATTGACCTCTGCATAGATCTGAACCACTGGCATAACAAAAAGGTAACAATACTAAGCTCCTTACCTGCTTCCATTGATATTTTATCTAATATAACAGGTAACTACATTCATCTAGAAATATTTAAAAGTGAAGAATGTAACTCCTGAACCCCATATAATAATAATCACCAATGtacagcttttgcattttgaATTTGTGCATTTCGAATTTGTGGTTGCGTATGGGTTATTTGATCAACATTCTGTGACAGGTAACATGCAGAAGAACTATCAAAAGATTTTAATATGATTAGCATAAATAGATAAATCCGTTGAAGAAATGATGCAGGAATGGAAATGAACCGGTTCCTATGACAGAACTGTATTTACTCGACTGAATAAACAGTGGCTAAGAAAGAAGGTCCAACTTTTGTTATATTTTACAGGAAAATCAGTCTTGGGGAcctccaaaggatccaaaatatTCAAATGCCTTTAGCTTCATTACCAGCATCAAAggctttttccctcttttttgaCATGGACAAACAAACTAAACTATGAAGAAATATGCTTACATCACATAAGTaatcccaaattcaagatcAATGCATTGATAACCGTACAACCAGAAAAtttcttcaaggaaaaaaaggatCCAGATAATTATGTAACATTGTGTAACCAACCAATCTGTAAAGTGGCATTCAAGTAAATTCCAGAAGAAACCTATTTATTTGAGCAATTCTTAGGTTACCAGGGATGCAGTTTATCGAGATAGCATTTCTGGACAGGACGACCTTTAAATTACAATCCATCACAGATTTAAAATGTCAGGTAACAAAGCATCCACAAACACAACATTCAGATAGAAAGGCCTGTTAGCATCAACAATTACCTGTCCTCATCAGAGGAAGAAGCTCCCATTTCCTCCTTGTGCTTCTTATCTTCAATCAAGGTCCTGCCAAAGTACTCCTTCTCTTCCAGCCGCAGCCCCGGCGCCCTCGAATTGTCTGACCGGCAGTCGAGCTCTCCCAGCACCATTGGATTGGAAAACATCGGCAAGGTGAAGTTAGCTTGAGTGAACCTCGGCCGGTATGTCGGCACGAAACCGAAGCTGTGGTGGTGGCCCTTCACAGAGATCGACCCGCACGAGATCAGCTGCATCAACAAATTCGTCGCCTTGAGCTTCGCCCTCATGGGAGCAAGCACTTCCTCGTCTTCAATTATCCTAAAACTTTTCATCCTGGTAGCTGCTTCAGCCCTTATTAAATTCTCCAATGTATCCATCTTCCCGCCTAAAGAAGAAGCGACGGACGAGGTCAGCGGCGGTGAAATCTCATCTCTGCCGATCTCCAACCTCTCCTTAGACCGCGGGCTCCGGTTATGACGGTGGCCGCCAATCCCATCGAGTTCAGCACCAAATGAGACATCCTCCGTGGAGACGCCGGCGGTGCGGGTATTCGGTCGACGGGCCTTCCCTCCACCATTGTCATCGGTTTGGGTGGCAGCATCCTGAGCTCCAATTGGCTTGAAGATCCGGTACTCGGCGAGGCTCGGGGAGCCCATCTCCGACGAAGGGGTAATTCTGCCGCCGGGATCCGGGGAGAGGTTCCCGGAGGAGCCCGGCCTGGCAGGCGACAGCTCGCCTTCTTGTAGGGGCGGCGGCATCCGCGGGTACTGGGAAAGCTTCGCCTCCTTGACCACTGTggggggagaggaggaagaggaggaggcttcGTGGGTTCTATAAGAGGTGGGGGATTCTTGCTGAGGGTGCTTCTGGTTCTGCACCTTCGGGTCGCCAATGCCGCGGTGGTGCCGATCTAAACAAACAATCGAACATGTAGTTATTCTTCCATTTTAACCACCTCATgcaattccaaaaaaaaaaaaaaaaattggggaaTTGTTTTGGTACCTGGAGGGGACTGATCCAGGAGCTCGGAGCCCTTGAGGACATACTCATTGTTCTGGCCCGGGAGTACCAGATCGTCCTCCGAGAGGTCGTGCCACACAAATCCATTCTTGTAACTCCTATTAGGTTATTCCACGCATCAATTTATAACCACAAGAACTCAAAGTTTCGGTTTTATATCATCTGGGTTTCACTGCGTTACCTCTTGCAAGACCATGAATACATGGAAGCCATTCGTTTTCCTCTTAGCACATTCAGCCTATTGATCACatctacccaaaaaaaaaaaaacaaacaaacaatacAAAGAGAAACTCAGCATTATGAGAAACATAGATCCAAAATTGTCCGCAAATTTGGACTCTTTTGTGTCGAATACACTGACCTCTGAGGTAGAGACCTTCGAGAGAGGAGACAGGAACTTCAATGAAGTGGGGGTGCTCAAGGTGGCGGTTCCGGCAAAGATAATACACCACCGGGATCTTTCTaccctgctgctgctgctgctgctgctgctgctgctgttggtGTTGGTGCTGGTGGTGGTGTTTTGGTGGTGGCTCCACCCAAACTTTGGTTCTCTCTGGACTAGTTTGGTTTCCATATCTTCTAAGTCGTCCTTCCATTCTCTTTCTACCAAGTTCCTGCAAGAAGGGGATTGGAGTTCGAGGGAGAGGAGTCTCCTCTTCTATTTGTCTACTATATTACTGAGGTTGATGGAGGTGGGAGGGAATTCTGCGCGGctgtcgagagagagagagagagcagaaaAGGAGGAAGACTGGTTCAAGGTTCAACTACCATAACGTGACAGCCAATGGAAGTACCACACTGTAAGCTCCTGTTGTTTCCCATCCGCGGGTTTGGACATATTAACCGATTCCAGATGATGATCAGATGGCAGAGCGAGATTTACGGAAAGCGTGCCATGTTAAACAATTAAACGAAAGGAAACCGGGAGGAGACAGCTGAAGTTGGGAGGGCGAGTGGGGAAAGAGAGGGGAAGATGGGCAAGTTGATGGAACCACACAGAGGGGGGTGGGGGTTTGAAGGAGCAGAAGAATCTAGCGAGTTAGCAATTGTATCTTTTGTAGTGGAGAAGATTCTGGACCTGGCATTCTGCTGCTTTGCCTCTGTCCTCCCCCTTTCTTTCGCAGACACATGCACacattgatatggatggaaagacTTCCACTACTGGGATCATTGGAAATAAATAGTTCATGGGACATGGCCCATGTAATTCCGCTATCTTTTTAACATTAATTCTCTCCTTGGCTTTCTCATTCTGTTTCTGCTTGTAGGGTGAATTTGATTCGTGACcgaatttggaagggataaataTGAAAATCGGAATGATCATATTTTTCGACGAATTTAGTTCGTAAGTAGATTCAGGATTGAGATGATATTGGAATATTAAGTGAGATTCGGATTGGATTTTAAGGGATTGAAGCATTCTCATTCATTTTTTGAATCGAAGTGGAACTCTCTCCAATCAAACAGCCGGAATGGAAATCGCTTATTCTCATTTCAAAACTCAACATcctccaaccaaacatgcctttttttttttgtggtacaGGCTACTCACCCTACTCTAGTATAGGATGCAGCCAAGTGAATCAAAAGTAAGAACCTAGCACAGCGGTGCAGGAGGAACCTCCTGGTGTGTCCAAAGGACCTATTTAGAGTGTTGTGTAGCATAGGAGGTGATGCCCTGCCATGCTTTCCTGAACTCCACTCCTACAACTATCACCCCATCGGTACTTCGCCCTTCCGTAACAATCATCCGTAAGTCGTAACTCCTGATCACAAAACTCACACATGCTCTGTCTCCATCACCCATAACactaccatcgaagttcaccttgaaATGGCTAGAGGGTGGGAGCTCTCCCACATATGCCTTTAATGAAATTAGTTTGGAATTGAATTATGAAACATGTTTTTGCTTGTTAATAACTCTAAACTTGCGGTTGCTCCACGGACAGTCATAAGTTAGATTTGGTTGAGAAGCCCCACACCGAACATGATGATGCCCTGCATtgcattcaaaaaaaatttcaaccaACAAGTTGGATGGAGAATTGGACTGATGCTAACCCGGCTTGTGGTCCTAAATCTAGATCCCAAGCTGGCTCAGATGGGGAACCAGTTTTTCCTAATTACTGAAGATACATTCATCTGGGATTATGTTCCTGAAAGCTATAGTCCACCAAATATAATGGTTACAAATCCCGGCAATCTCGCTAAAAATCTTAAATTCAAGTTTTTGTCGGGCCACCCAATTAAGCTGTGGGTCCAATCCAATTTAACCGATTCATACTCGTAACGAATCAATCAATAATTTGGCCAATGTTTTCAAGTTGTCAGATTTTTAGATACTAGTGGGCCAATAAAACTGAATGGTTTCATCTCAAGGAAGACCCAAGTCTATTATGACCGTTCAGGAATACAGGTTGCTGATATCATACAATGGTTGTAGGGTACATCCTAAGTATAGAGTCTCACCTGCATGGTTCGAGGGTACAAATAAAGGCTGTTAACGGTCCCAATCTAACTTGATGGTCGTGTCATAAGTTGGTCGTTCTTTTAAAACAATACGTGATTCTCTTAACATCATTTTCACGTAGCATGGTGGATCCTATAAAATGTTACAAACCACTTGTTGAAAAGATCACAATGCGACAGGTCCCATTatctttttaaattaaaatttggcTCTTATTGTAGTAATTATCAATCATCTCGTTTTATGTATGATGGCAATGCAACAGCGATAACCTTTCAAATATCAAtgtatttaaatatattaaatgctGAGAGCTGCAATTATGTCGCACAATGGCCATTAACAGGTCGTTATTATGCTCA
Proteins encoded in this window:
- the LOC103705503 gene encoding uncharacterized protein LOC103705503 isoform X1 translates to MEGRLRRYGNQTSPERTKVWVEPPPKHHHQHQHQQQQQQQQQQQQGRKIPVVYYLCRNRHLEHPHFIEVPVSSLEGLYLRDVINRLNVLRGKRMASMYSWSCKRSYKNGFVWHDLSEDDLVLPGQNNEYVLKGSELLDQSPPDRHHRGIGDPKVQNQKHPQQESPTSYRTHEASSSSSSPPTVVKEAKLSQYPRMPPPLQEGELSPARPGSSGNLSPDPGGRITPSSEMGSPSLAEYRIFKPIGAQDAATQTDDNGGGKARRPNTRTAGVSTEDVSFGAELDGIGGHRHNRSPRSKERLEIGRDEISPPLTSSVASSLGGKMDTLENLIRAEAATRMKSFRIIEDEEVLAPMRAKLKATNLLMQLISCGSISVKGHHHSFGFVPTYRPRFTQANFTLPMFSNPMVLGELDCRSDNSRAPGLRLEEKEYFGRTLIEDKKHKEEMGASSSDEDRSCKTPDSERDKENIADSKLSKCLPRTIKITSYKQSRNERMASPISDASNSSAGPDCSKPSPLNSSKVGSRMITDTSPVKGSSMRLESFKDEKEKVIKIEERLNSGARVIIQSRSLREDSEDSSGSL
- the LOC103705503 gene encoding uncharacterized protein LOC103705503 isoform X2, whose amino-acid sequence is MEGRLRRYGNQTSPERTKVWVEPPPKHHHQHQHQQQQQQQQQQQQGRKIPVVYYLCRNRHLEHPHFIEVPVSSLEGLYLRDVINRLNVLRGKRMASMYSWSCKRSYKNGFVWHDLSEDDLVLPGQNNEYVLKGSELLDQSPPDRHHRGIGDPKVQNQKHPQQESPTSYRTHEASSSSSSPPTVVKEAKLSQYPRMPPPLQEGELSPARPGSSGNLSPDPGGRITPSSEMGSPSLAEYRIFKPIGAQDAATQTDDNGGGKARRPNTRTAGVSTEDVSFGAELDGIGGHRHNRSPRSKERLEIGRDEISPPLTSSVASSLGGKMDTLENLIRAEAATRMKSFRIIEDEEVLAPMRAKLKATNLLMQLISCGSISVKGHHHSFGFVPTYRPRFTQANFTLPMFSNPMVLGELDCRSDNSRAPGLRLEEKEYFGRTLIEDKKHKEEMGASSSDEDSVN